One Kitasatospora sp. MAP12-44 DNA segment encodes these proteins:
- a CDS encoding DUF2785 domain-containing protein translates to MTKDLVDWPALAAEDFPFPGGVPLARLGDELSAMLVSPDPVVRDEHAYTAAARWIRDGQLDEILVGFGDAAATRLQHPEIQARTFAPLILRCVLTRSIALGTAPQPAERWYAAFAAWFPAERDTRGRDDTLGWLHAVAHGADAAAAFAQALPARRPDLLELCAHRMTAPHADYRYAQLEDARLARAITLILLTPGPKPALSPALSPALAPDQAPDLTVDQATRWLSVLTTALEGGGPGAVPPWAFNTFATLQSLHLHLTRGLADGGIPPHAELVAARVTDLLRLPYSWLG, encoded by the coding sequence GTGACCAAGGATCTCGTGGACTGGCCGGCGCTCGCCGCCGAGGACTTCCCCTTCCCCGGCGGCGTCCCCCTCGCCCGACTCGGCGACGAGTTGTCGGCGATGCTCGTCTCCCCCGATCCCGTGGTCCGGGACGAGCACGCCTACACCGCCGCCGCACGCTGGATCCGGGACGGGCAGCTGGACGAGATCCTGGTCGGGTTCGGCGACGCGGCGGCGACGCGCCTCCAGCACCCCGAGATCCAGGCCCGCACCTTCGCTCCGCTGATCCTGCGCTGCGTGCTGACGCGCTCCATCGCGCTGGGCACGGCGCCGCAGCCGGCGGAGCGCTGGTACGCCGCCTTCGCCGCCTGGTTTCCCGCCGAGCGCGACACCCGCGGCCGGGACGACACGCTCGGCTGGCTGCACGCCGTCGCCCACGGCGCCGACGCGGCCGCGGCCTTCGCCCAGGCCCTGCCGGCCCGCCGCCCCGACCTCCTTGAGCTGTGCGCCCACCGGATGACGGCTCCGCACGCCGACTACCGCTACGCGCAGCTGGAGGACGCCCGGCTGGCCCGCGCGATCACCCTCATCCTGCTCACCCCTGGTCCGAAGCCCGCCCTGTCCCCCGCCCTGTCCCCCGCTCTGGCCCCCGACCAGGCCCCCGACCTGACCGTCGACCAGGCCACCCGTTGGCTCTCCGTGCTGACCACCGCCCTCGAAGGCGGCGGCCCCGGCGCGGTGCCCCCGTGGGCCTTCAACACCTTCGCCACCCTGCAGTCGCTCCACCTGCACCTGACCCGCGGTCTGGCCGACGGCGGCATCCCCCCACACGCCGAGCTGGTCGCCGCCCGGGTCACCGACCTCCTGCGCCTGCCGTACAGCTGGCTCGGGTAG
- a CDS encoding extracellular solute-binding protein, whose amino-acid sequence MRRPAMRSVGLIAVATLAAAVLTGCSGSSGSSGSAGSAGAQTLTLYNGQHEQTTDALVAAFTKKTGIKVSVRSDDEDVLANQIEQEGSHAPADLFYTENSPALMKLQGKNMLAPVDKAALAQVPAQYDSPQGDWIGVSARVSVLIYNTKLVTPAQLPTSITQLSDPQWKGKLALAQGETDFQPIVTSLIKAHGADYTKTWLTALKNNAGSNLYPGNENVTSTVNSGKAAIGVIDQYYWYRLKAENKGVMNSAIAAFAPQDPGYVLDVSGAGILASSKHQAAAQQFIAFLGSAEGQQIIATSDSFEYPIGSGVTTAQPETPLDQLKPTHLTVSDLGDGSQAVSLLQQAQLL is encoded by the coding sequence ATGCGACGTCCTGCCATGAGATCCGTCGGCCTGATCGCGGTCGCGACCCTCGCAGCCGCCGTCCTGACCGGTTGCTCCGGCTCCTCCGGCTCGTCCGGATCGGCGGGCTCGGCCGGCGCGCAGACCCTGACGCTCTACAACGGGCAGCACGAGCAGACCACCGACGCCCTGGTGGCCGCGTTCACCAAGAAGACCGGCATCAAGGTCAGCGTCCGCAGTGACGACGAGGACGTGCTCGCCAACCAGATCGAGCAGGAGGGCTCGCACGCCCCCGCCGACCTGTTCTACACCGAGAACTCGCCGGCGCTGATGAAGCTCCAGGGCAAGAACATGCTGGCACCGGTGGACAAGGCCGCACTGGCGCAGGTGCCCGCGCAGTACGACTCGCCGCAGGGCGACTGGATCGGTGTCTCCGCCCGGGTCAGCGTGCTGATCTACAACACCAAGCTGGTCACCCCTGCCCAACTCCCCACCTCGATCACGCAGTTGTCCGACCCGCAGTGGAAGGGCAAGCTGGCCCTCGCGCAGGGCGAGACCGACTTCCAGCCCATCGTGACCTCGCTGATCAAGGCCCACGGCGCCGACTACACCAAGACCTGGCTCACCGCGCTGAAGAACAACGCCGGCTCGAACCTGTACCCGGGCAACGAGAACGTCACCTCGACGGTGAACAGCGGCAAGGCCGCCATCGGCGTCATCGACCAGTACTACTGGTACCGGTTGAAGGCCGAGAACAAGGGCGTGATGAACTCCGCGATCGCCGCCTTCGCGCCGCAGGACCCCGGCTATGTGCTGGACGTCTCCGGGGCCGGGATCCTCGCCTCCAGCAAACACCAGGCCGCCGCCCAGCAGTTCATCGCCTTCCTCGGCTCGGCCGAGGGGCAGCAGATCATCGCCACCAGTGACAGCTTCGAGTACCCGATCGGCTCGGGGGTGACCACCGCCCAGCCGGAGACCCCGCTGGACCAGTTGAAGCCGACGCACCTCACCGTCTCCGACCTCGGCGACGGCTCCCAGGCGGTCAGCCTGCTCCAGCAGGCCCAGCTCCTCTAG